The Pseudoalteromonas spongiae UST010723-006 genome window below encodes:
- a CDS encoding vWA domain-containing protein, with product MKTNKTLIALTIGTLFISGCSNQESETTIAKQPENEKQVQTALENKEAAEVEKVTVTGSRLADVQTDGGVVKYMKASQPHVLMAAPAMRKRIAPPPPPEYFTQPQNQDNYLPSDSNGVFQAVTTPLSTFSVDVDTGSYANVRSYLSMGQKPPKDAVREEAFINYFDYNYRVPEDKSQPFATFTELAPAPWSDERHILRIGLQGYDLPVSERKPSNLVFLVDVSGSMHDKNKLPLLVQSLTMMVKQLSARDTVSLVTYAGNTQLVLSPTKGNEKQTIINALQKLQAGGGTHGESGIKMAYQAAKKAFIKGGVNRIILATDGDFNVGTTNIDALKEMIADKRKQGISLTTLGFGRGNYNDAMMEQLANIGDGNHAYIDTLHEAQKVLLRQMSGTLQSIANDVKIQLEFNPAEVKEYRLIGYQNRLLKDEDFNNDSVDAGEIGAGHTVTALYELTLAGNKGQVDALRYQQKQVVSASDELLQVKIRYKLPGETESKLISQVVNKQQVLNNFNSASLDFKFASSVAAFAQKLKQSQYLGSMNYQDIATIARANRGDDPFNYRGEFVNLVELASAL from the coding sequence ATGAAAACAAATAAAACCTTAATCGCATTAACAATCGGCACGCTATTTATTTCTGGTTGTTCGAATCAAGAATCGGAAACAACAATTGCAAAGCAGCCTGAAAATGAAAAACAAGTCCAAACTGCTTTAGAAAATAAAGAGGCTGCCGAGGTTGAAAAGGTTACTGTGACGGGTAGTCGATTGGCTGATGTGCAAACTGATGGGGGAGTTGTGAAGTACATGAAGGCCAGTCAGCCACATGTCTTAATGGCAGCACCTGCAATGAGAAAGCGCATAGCACCACCGCCACCACCTGAATATTTTACGCAGCCTCAAAACCAAGATAACTACCTGCCGAGTGATAGTAATGGGGTATTTCAAGCTGTAACCACACCGCTTTCTACGTTTTCGGTTGATGTTGATACCGGAAGTTATGCCAATGTGCGTAGTTATTTAAGCATGGGGCAAAAGCCACCAAAAGATGCCGTACGCGAGGAAGCCTTTATTAATTATTTTGACTACAACTACCGCGTACCAGAAGATAAATCACAGCCGTTTGCTACCTTTACTGAATTAGCGCCAGCGCCTTGGAGTGATGAGCGCCATATTTTGCGAATTGGTTTGCAAGGTTATGATTTACCAGTGAGTGAACGCAAGCCGTCTAATTTGGTGTTTTTAGTGGATGTATCGGGTTCGATGCATGATAAAAACAAATTGCCTTTACTGGTGCAAAGCTTAACCATGATGGTGAAACAGTTATCGGCACGCGATACGGTGAGTTTGGTGACCTATGCAGGCAATACACAGTTAGTACTTAGCCCCACTAAAGGCAATGAAAAGCAAACTATTATTAATGCTTTGCAAAAACTACAAGCAGGTGGCGGTACACATGGTGAAAGTGGTATCAAAATGGCTTACCAAGCGGCGAAAAAAGCCTTTATTAAAGGCGGGGTGAATCGCATAATTTTAGCCACTGATGGTGACTTTAATGTTGGCACAACCAATATTGATGCACTCAAAGAGATGATTGCTGACAAGCGCAAACAAGGTATTTCGTTAACCACACTTGGCTTTGGTCGCGGTAACTATAACGATGCCATGATGGAACAATTAGCAAATATTGGTGATGGCAATCATGCCTATATTGATACCCTGCACGAGGCGCAAAAAGTACTTTTAAGGCAAATGAGCGGCACACTGCAAAGTATTGCGAATGATGTCAAAATTCAGCTCGAATTTAACCCAGCAGAAGTTAAAGAGTATCGTTTGATTGGCTATCAAAATCGCTTACTGAAAGATGAAGACTTTAATAACGATAGTGTCGATGCCGGCGAAATTGGTGCAGGTCATACTGTTACTGCCTTATATGAATTAACGCTTGCTGGCAATAAAGGGCAAGTTGATGCACTGCGCTACCAACAAAAACAAGTGGTAAGCGCTAGCGATGAACTGTTACAGGTAAAAATTCGCTATAAATTACCGGGTGAAACGGAGAGTAAATTAATTAGCCAAGTAGTTAATAAACAACAGGTGTTAAATAATTTCAATAGTGCCAGTTTGGATTTTAAATTTGCGTCCTCAGTCGCGGCATTTGCGCAAAAGTTAAAGCAGAGTCAGTACTTAGGCAGTATGAATTACCAAGATATTGCCACAATTGCACGAGCAAATAGGGGAGATGACCCATTTAACTATCGCGGTGAATTTGTTAACTTGGTTGAACTTGCCAGTGCTTTATAG
- a CDS encoding PKD domain-containing protein — protein sequence MYQRTLIKFFLFITLYGLVACGGSSKKPIQQVNNSPIVNAGADFHVNETYEVKLFATASDPDGSITTINWQQTAGLQVELLNSNSLTPSFVAPTVAVGEQQTQITLQITAADNKGASSSDNITITINAVNEAPIVNAGEDIEVNEKQLVEITATASDDDNKIKSILWQQISGTPALIDDINSLKLSFVVPSIPLSQQQDKLVFQVMVTDELGLTAEDDIVITVNPLSRAPIANAGTDKTYLSSELIHLDCSLSSDPNSYQLSYDWQQTQGDEILIEQATSCNPSFTLPNQPSQVDVMLTVTNELGLASQDTVRITAREYQGNLNEIGHDKVILQSKLNSNGIYHLSLNPEKDIAFVSDSNILTAVDISEPFDLKPHPWQGTSGTCQSSFSQGNFLVASCVDELRFFDISDLNNIQLVSTVRTNTSFNNFELSGNLLLASAPINVGSNQTERIVALDISNLNNVPFIDISTINNVFNANDAWVSGLAIKDKTLFTAASDGMLRTFDISNITATSLIATLDLKVPLGEIAVTGTSLSVAATTKGVVLVDITESRNPIIAANITAPQGAYNLSQNANVLSVASTSFNEIMFFDINNLNSPILIGKKTEAFRGVGLFLQNDTLFYLDSSLAALISQDVSNLSGLAGVEITPSTGAKISSIAASNNKLFFSSDDNRLVSASITDNNNLAIKASLDVSQANNITLMDDQLFLAANDNSLKLVDVSDENKLTLTSQLQVDEAISAIIPHGNNVLISEGNSKLQLLDVSKAEVIKPISELILNSGRTIGGIDSNDLSIITATQDNSSVVQLNSSGELESIANISFDSAPDEDGWEYNSVVIYKNYAYLLAKYYGLRILDISNPKSPQSVKSVSDISGSQLKLIDNKLFVIDPFSGVSIYGLDAPTEPRQLSSYLTRNSIYKVAIDSEKVYNLERERATHHDWTFWPLKETFSLVDFTKSIKLKQSYSLVNTDSNLSYDATWQLDGPVKLVCIVTGGSCSVEQDTTSKTAKIIWQIPSDAGDHLISVLLANSNFYDVAEDSVIVE from the coding sequence ATGTATCAAAGGACTTTGATTAAGTTTTTCTTATTTATAACTCTATACGGTTTAGTCGCTTGTGGCGGTAGTAGTAAAAAACCAATACAACAGGTAAATAACTCCCCAATTGTTAACGCAGGTGCTGATTTTCATGTTAATGAAACCTATGAGGTAAAATTATTTGCAACAGCTTCTGATCCTGACGGCTCTATTACAACAATTAATTGGCAACAAACCGCAGGCCTTCAAGTAGAACTATTAAACAGTAATAGCCTAACACCATCATTTGTCGCACCTACAGTTGCTGTAGGTGAACAGCAAACTCAAATAACCCTCCAAATAACAGCGGCTGATAATAAAGGAGCTTCGTCCTCCGATAATATCACTATTACAATCAATGCTGTAAATGAAGCACCGATTGTCAATGCTGGTGAAGATATTGAAGTCAATGAAAAACAGTTGGTTGAAATTACAGCTACCGCAAGTGACGATGATAATAAAATAAAATCTATCCTATGGCAGCAAATATCAGGAACACCTGCGTTAATTGATGACATTAATAGTTTAAAACTTTCATTTGTTGTACCTAGCATTCCATTATCTCAGCAGCAAGATAAACTCGTTTTCCAAGTAATGGTAACAGATGAGTTAGGCTTAACAGCGGAAGATGACATTGTTATTACCGTTAATCCTTTAAGTCGTGCACCAATTGCCAATGCTGGAACTGACAAAACTTATTTATCAAGTGAGTTGATCCACCTTGATTGTTCTTTGAGTTCAGATCCTAATAGTTACCAGCTTTCATATGATTGGCAACAAACACAAGGGGATGAAATTTTAATAGAACAGGCCACTAGCTGTAATCCAAGCTTTACTTTACCTAACCAACCCTCTCAAGTAGATGTGATGTTAACTGTTACGAACGAACTAGGATTAGCATCTCAAGATACAGTGAGAATTACAGCGCGAGAATATCAAGGTAATTTAAATGAAATTGGGCACGATAAAGTAATTTTACAGAGTAAATTAAACTCAAATGGTATTTATCACCTTTCATTAAATCCTGAAAAGGACATCGCTTTTGTCTCTGATAGCAATATTTTAACTGCAGTTGATATTTCAGAGCCGTTTGATTTAAAACCTCACCCTTGGCAAGGTACTTCAGGAACCTGCCAATCCAGTTTTAGCCAAGGTAACTTTTTGGTTGCAAGTTGTGTTGACGAGCTTCGCTTTTTTGATATTTCTGATTTAAATAACATTCAATTGGTTAGCACAGTTAGAACAAATACCTCATTTAACAATTTTGAATTGTCAGGAAACCTTCTACTAGCATCAGCTCCAATAAATGTTGGTTCTAACCAAACAGAGCGTATTGTTGCTCTAGATATTTCAAATTTAAACAATGTCCCTTTTATAGATATTTCGACAATTAATAACGTTTTTAATGCTAACGATGCCTGGGTATCTGGTCTTGCAATCAAAGATAAGACCCTTTTCACCGCAGCAAGTGATGGAATGTTAAGGACTTTTGATATCTCAAATATCACAGCGACTAGCCTTATAGCTACATTAGATTTAAAGGTTCCCCTTGGTGAAATAGCTGTAACAGGAACAAGCTTGTCTGTCGCTGCGACAACAAAAGGTGTTGTGCTAGTTGATATAACTGAATCACGTAATCCGATTATCGCAGCAAACATTACAGCCCCTCAAGGAGCATACAACCTATCTCAAAATGCGAATGTGCTGAGTGTTGCCAGTACTAGCTTTAATGAAATCATGTTTTTTGATATTAATAATTTAAATTCACCAATTTTAATTGGTAAAAAAACTGAAGCATTTAGAGGTGTAGGGCTTTTCTTACAGAATGATACTTTATTCTATTTAGATAGCAGCTTAGCAGCATTAATTAGCCAAGATGTATCTAATTTATCTGGATTAGCTGGTGTTGAAATCACGCCTAGCACAGGAGCAAAAATTAGTAGTATTGCTGCCAGTAATAACAAGTTATTTTTTTCAAGTGACGATAACCGGTTAGTATCGGCGAGTATTACGGATAATAATAACCTAGCTATAAAAGCCTCGTTAGATGTTTCTCAAGCAAACAATATTACACTGATGGATGATCAGCTCTTCTTAGCAGCAAACGACAATTCATTGAAACTAGTCGATGTGTCTGATGAAAATAAACTAACTTTAACATCTCAATTGCAAGTTGATGAGGCTATTTCCGCAATAATCCCTCATGGTAATAATGTATTGATTAGTGAAGGTAATAGTAAGCTCCAATTACTCGATGTTTCAAAAGCCGAAGTTATCAAACCAATCTCAGAATTAATTCTGAATTCAGGCCGAACAATCGGAGGTATTGATTCAAATGACTTATCAATTATCACAGCAACTCAAGATAACTCTTCAGTAGTTCAATTAAATTCCAGCGGCGAATTAGAATCAATTGCCAATATTTCTTTTGACTCAGCTCCAGATGAAGATGGATGGGAATATAACTCTGTTGTTATATATAAGAATTATGCCTATCTTTTAGCAAAATACTATGGCCTTCGCATACTTGATATTTCCAATCCAAAATCTCCTCAATCGGTTAAATCAGTTTCAGACATATCGGGAAGTCAATTAAAGTTAATTGATAATAAACTGTTTGTAATTGACCCTTTTAGCGGAGTATCTATTTACGGCTTAGACGCTCCTACTGAACCGCGTCAATTATCAAGCTACTTAACTCGAAATTCTATCTATAAAGTCGCAATTGACAGTGAAAAAGTTTACAACTTAGAGCGAGAACGAGCAACTCATCATGATTGGACATTTTGGCCTCTAAAAGAAACTTTTTCTTTAGTTGACTTTACAAAGTCAATAAAGCTTAAACAGTCATATTCGCTAGTTAATACAGATTCAAATTTATCTTATGACGCAACATGGCAATTAGATGGTCCAGTAAAATTAGTTTGTATAGTAACAGGTGGTAGTTGCTCGGTTGAACAAGATACTACCAGTAAAACAGCTAAGATAATTTGGCAAATACCCAGTGATGCAGGTGATCACCTTATTTCAGTATTACTTGCTAATTCAAACTTTTATGATGTAGCTGAAGACAGTGTTATTGTAGAGTAA
- a CDS encoding KTSC domain-containing protein → MIRLIVFILSLSSNWVFADIQILDRYCTKQIDQLRLFYVNGMFTTSDAFRKNLYWLDNFQDVYLNNFQKGRVPTGSHNEDEALHLQIFEVAQHKYADLSPTSEKYRIITAIIGGTIDALSADETALVESVIRDVFNDVNYSRLNDTDYRNAYQKLLFQMHSCNRIILVGHSQGNFYTNALFDEVISSYQYSDGYFVSDYPLVSLASIATPTSSLGGSLGDQYSQLISHLTLDQDAIMRAVRILFGSLPSNFSMASVFDSTGHGLIDSYIRSSNVAAKIGEGINGSVLNQIPFPLFEQHPVSSSAFSHIGYSSINKVLDLKFESGEVYRYFDIPILLWDDFYYSTSMGRFFNEHIRGRYSFEKLDIESNTYLIVSGDEPLALVKEY, encoded by the coding sequence ATGATACGGTTAATAGTATTTATCCTTTCTCTGAGTTCAAATTGGGTATTTGCAGATATTCAAATATTAGATAGATATTGTACTAAACAAATTGATCAATTAAGGCTTTTTTATGTAAATGGTATGTTTACAACATCAGATGCATTTCGTAAAAATCTATATTGGTTAGATAACTTTCAAGATGTCTATTTGAATAATTTTCAAAAGGGTAGAGTGCCCACTGGCAGTCACAACGAAGATGAGGCATTACATCTTCAAATATTTGAAGTTGCACAGCATAAATATGCAGATTTATCTCCAACATCAGAAAAGTATCGAATTATAACTGCGATAATTGGTGGCACGATAGATGCGCTTTCAGCAGATGAAACTGCATTAGTAGAGTCCGTCATTAGAGATGTATTTAATGATGTAAATTATTCAAGATTAAACGATACGGATTACAGAAATGCATATCAAAAGCTACTATTTCAAATGCATTCTTGTAATCGCATTATCTTAGTAGGTCATTCTCAAGGGAACTTCTATACAAATGCGCTGTTTGATGAGGTTATCTCTAGCTACCAATACTCAGATGGTTACTTTGTATCAGACTACCCACTTGTAAGCTTAGCGTCGATTGCAACACCAACAAGTTCTTTGGGTGGGAGCTTGGGTGATCAATACTCTCAATTAATTTCTCATTTAACATTAGATCAAGATGCAATTATGCGAGCTGTAAGAATTTTGTTTGGAAGCCTGCCATCTAATTTTTCAATGGCATCAGTGTTTGATTCTACAGGACATGGCTTAATCGACTCTTATATTCGCTCATCAAATGTAGCAGCAAAGATTGGTGAAGGAATAAACGGCTCTGTTTTGAATCAAATACCATTCCCACTATTTGAGCAACATCCGGTGAGCTCCAGTGCTTTTTCACATATCGGCTACTCATCAATAAATAAAGTGCTTGATTTGAAATTTGAGTCTGGAGAAGTCTATCGATACTTTGATATACCTATTCTGCTGTGGGACGACTTTTATTATTCAACATCCATGGGAAGGTTTTTCAATGAACATATCAGGGGACGATACTCATTTGAAAAACTAGATATTGAGAGCAATACTTATTTGATAGTTTCAGGAGATGAACCCTTAGCTCTTGTGAAAGAATATTGA
- a CDS encoding chitodextrinase → MVRMILLACLLFCAHVHPTNLLRLASYKENIDLATIQPKHNPWNASSVYIAGDVVSHNENLFVAMHWVKGIEPVKNNINWDGWIWVQNSVIEKWQPAKVYQGGDLVKSGTDYFLARYWNENHEPKTNNSWQRIRDLFYVDPKLPPVHPDDYKTLDGVDQNSNGIRDDYERVVYEKFDSPELITFSLAAAPTLQLVIDVEQNRFSHLDEDIGKKIILDFVNISMCTRVLQTNFPHFRNPKLLYFNTLERAFANRTGQNKVHRLIPWDDDFHLAADKDCVALQGVK, encoded by the coding sequence ATGGTTAGAATGATACTGTTAGCGTGTCTACTTTTTTGCGCGCACGTTCATCCAACGAACTTATTACGGTTAGCTTCTTATAAGGAAAACATTGATTTAGCTACCATTCAGCCCAAACATAATCCATGGAATGCAAGTTCAGTTTATATTGCAGGTGATGTGGTTTCTCATAACGAAAATCTATTTGTGGCAATGCACTGGGTCAAAGGCATCGAACCAGTTAAAAATAATATTAATTGGGATGGGTGGATCTGGGTGCAAAACTCAGTCATAGAAAAATGGCAACCTGCTAAGGTTTACCAGGGAGGCGATTTAGTTAAATCTGGTACTGACTATTTTCTTGCCCGTTATTGGAATGAAAATCACGAACCTAAAACTAATAATAGTTGGCAGCGCATACGTGATCTTTTTTATGTTGATCCAAAGTTACCACCAGTACATCCTGACGACTATAAAACGTTAGACGGCGTCGATCAAAACTCAAACGGTATTCGAGATGATTATGAGCGAGTTGTTTATGAAAAATTTGACTCACCAGAGCTTATCACCTTTAGTTTAGCAGCCGCACCAACCTTGCAATTAGTGATTGATGTTGAACAAAATAGATTCTCTCATTTAGATGAAGATATAGGCAAAAAAATCATCTTGGATTTTGTAAATATTAGTATGTGTACCAGAGTGTTACAGACTAATTTTCCACACTTTAGAAACCCCAAACTCCTCTATTTCAACACTTTGGAGAGAGCGTTTGCTAATCGAACAGGGCAAAATAAAGTTCATCGTCTTATTCCATGGGATGATGATTTTCATTTAGCTGCGGATAAAGATTGTGTTGCTTTACAAGGAGTAAAGTAA
- a CDS encoding TonB-dependent siderophore receptor, producing the protein MNPLKSVKLSIPAFKLTTLALIISQSISFNVLAQQHEIADSSQEDSGDNASIELENEADRVQELERIYVYGNTTNSYSDPATKSATKFVLSLRETPQSVSVITNQQLQDWQAVNITDILQHSTGFHATSTGSLDRPSYNIRGGEVNRIQIDGVQQFGGGRRPDVDGDSVAYERVEILRGANGLMTGEGEPTATVNIVRKRATSKEFQGSVAASLGRWDHYRVETDISTPLTSDGRIRGRVAAAYNDKDSYIERYGQEKTSLYVTAEADLTDYTLLRIGYEYADTSQRGAMNSHNQPYFFNDGSKVKVGPGKTGMSATWSAWPLTEHTAFASIDHSFESGWLLNAMATYNTIDMEGGHLMFLWYDDFLNPDGSGTFGANWVMPGGEDEQVTFDFTLQGPVDLFGRTHEVIIGYSMNDRESVGFGTKSSNVSSIPDNPNWFTWDGKLPRYDFKRLGRSYVNTTDTSGFFAATRVNLHDDFKLITGLRTTNWRYTSDSYDPLTNQFVKQRDNREIDNEITPYAGLVYDLNEDFSIYTSYTDAFRPQRVYDANDNLLDAVTGQSYEIGLKAELLEGALNFSSALFRIIENGVAERDPRFDQNYQTAQGNTPYRVRGDGDETSGFEAEVSGAISDGWNIYSGVSYTQTEDNDGERINTEIPKVLFNVYSTYDFSELVDGLTIGLGINYKSKYYVEHGRPTGQFDSNGSSITTPYRIEQSGVTLVNLMARYDVTDDLIVNLNIDNALDKDYYGAIATWSPTVVRGEPLSWNVGVRYSF; encoded by the coding sequence ATGAATCCCCTAAAAAGCGTTAAGCTTTCAATCCCAGCATTTAAGTTAACAACACTCGCACTCATAATTTCTCAAAGTATTTCGTTTAACGTTTTGGCTCAACAACACGAAATAGCAGACAGCAGCCAAGAAGACAGTGGCGATAACGCTTCAATCGAACTGGAAAATGAGGCGGATCGCGTACAAGAGCTGGAACGAATTTACGTTTACGGCAACACCACAAACAGTTACTCGGATCCGGCTACAAAATCTGCGACCAAATTTGTATTAAGTTTGCGAGAAACGCCACAATCAGTATCGGTTATTACTAATCAGCAATTACAAGATTGGCAAGCAGTTAACATTACCGACATTTTACAGCATTCAACAGGCTTTCATGCAACAAGTACAGGTAGTTTAGATCGCCCCTCATACAATATTAGAGGCGGCGAAGTAAATCGTATTCAAATTGACGGTGTACAACAGTTTGGTGGTGGACGCCGTCCTGATGTTGATGGCGACTCAGTTGCGTACGAGCGCGTAGAAATATTACGTGGTGCGAATGGCCTTATGACAGGTGAAGGCGAGCCAACGGCGACAGTAAATATTGTACGTAAGCGTGCTACGAGCAAAGAGTTTCAAGGCAGTGTAGCAGCGTCGCTAGGACGTTGGGATCACTATCGCGTTGAAACAGACATTTCAACACCACTTACCAGCGATGGTCGTATTCGAGGTCGTGTCGCCGCTGCCTATAATGATAAAGATTCATACATTGAACGTTATGGCCAAGAGAAAACGTCGCTTTATGTGACTGCCGAGGCAGATTTAACTGACTACACCCTATTACGTATCGGCTATGAATATGCCGATACGTCCCAGCGCGGTGCGATGAACTCGCATAATCAACCTTACTTCTTTAATGATGGTAGTAAAGTAAAAGTAGGCCCAGGTAAAACTGGTATGTCTGCAACTTGGAGTGCTTGGCCTTTAACGGAGCATACTGCGTTTGCAAGTATCGATCATTCCTTTGAAAGCGGCTGGTTACTTAATGCAATGGCCACCTACAATACCATTGATATGGAAGGCGGCCATTTAATGTTTCTTTGGTACGACGATTTCTTGAATCCTGATGGCTCAGGCACATTTGGCGCTAATTGGGTAATGCCAGGTGGTGAAGATGAGCAGGTCACATTTGATTTTACGCTACAAGGCCCTGTTGACTTATTCGGTCGCACTCATGAAGTGATTATTGGTTACAGTATGAACGACCGAGAATCTGTAGGTTTTGGCACAAAAAGCTCGAATGTATCTAGTATCCCAGATAATCCAAATTGGTTTACATGGGATGGAAAACTACCGCGTTATGACTTTAAGCGTTTAGGGCGAAGTTATGTTAACACCACAGATACAAGTGGCTTCTTTGCCGCAACGCGCGTCAATCTGCATGACGACTTTAAACTTATTACAGGCTTAAGAACAACTAATTGGCGTTACACCTCAGATAGCTATGATCCACTTACTAACCAATTCGTAAAGCAACGCGATAATCGTGAAATCGATAATGAAATTACGCCTTACGCTGGTTTAGTTTATGACCTTAATGAAGATTTTAGTATTTACACCAGCTACACTGATGCATTTCGTCCGCAACGTGTTTATGACGCAAATGACAACTTGTTAGATGCAGTTACAGGCCAAAGTTATGAGATTGGCTTAAAAGCTGAATTACTTGAAGGTGCCCTGAACTTTTCAAGTGCACTATTTAGAATCATTGAAAATGGTGTTGCGGAGCGCGATCCACGATTTGATCAAAATTATCAAACAGCGCAGGGTAACACCCCTTACCGAGTTCGTGGTGATGGTGACGAAACCAGTGGTTTTGAAGCGGAAGTTTCAGGTGCCATTAGCGATGGTTGGAATATTTACAGTGGCGTTTCTTATACACAAACAGAAGATAACGACGGCGAGCGTATTAATACTGAAATACCTAAAGTGTTATTTAACGTATATTCCACTTATGATTTTAGCGAGTTAGTGGATGGATTAACAATTGGTTTAGGTATCAATTATAAAAGTAAATACTATGTAGAACATGGCCGTCCAACGGGGCAGTTTGATAGTAATGGTTCTTCAATCACCACTCCGTATCGAATAGAACAGTCTGGTGTAACTCTAGTCAATTTGATGGCACGTTATGATGTAACAGATGATTTAATTGTTAATTTAAATATCGATAACGCGCTTGATAAAGATTACTACGGAGCAATTGCTACATGGAGCCCGACCGTTGTTCGCGGCGAACCATTAAGCTGGAATGTCGGCGTGAGATATAGTTTCTAA
- a CDS encoding glutathionylspermidine synthase family protein has protein sequence MLRLPIAQRPNWQRKAEEFGFKFHTMYGETYWDESAYYQFNLKQIENDLEKPTEEIHQMCLEVVSQVINDETLLKRFCIPEQHWGFIRQSWVNGDPSLYSRLDFAYSGNGSAKLYENNADTPTSVYETAFWQWLWLADNVDNGVIVKKADQFNSLQEKLVNRFKEVEYLTPDRTLHFACCKDSEEDRGTVQYMEDCAIAAGLNTKFVYIEEIGVDADNRFTDSDDQVIDWMFKLYPWEFMFQEEFGSLLGKQNMRWMEPPWKAILSNKALLPMLWRLFPNHPNLLPAFFDDELHLAQECDVLVKKPIFSREGANISFVDSRGNPISGSSGSDGPYGEEGFIFQAKHALPKFGQNHTLIGSWLVDDQAAGISIREDDSAITQDMSRYLPHVIVD, from the coding sequence ATGCTACGACTCCCAATAGCGCAACGACCAAACTGGCAGCGAAAAGCCGAAGAATTTGGCTTTAAATTTCACACCATGTATGGGGAAACCTATTGGGATGAGTCTGCTTATTATCAATTTAATCTTAAGCAAATAGAAAACGACCTGGAAAAGCCGACTGAAGAGATACATCAGATGTGCTTGGAAGTTGTTAGCCAGGTCATTAACGACGAAACGCTACTTAAGCGTTTTTGTATTCCCGAGCAGCACTGGGGTTTTATTCGCCAATCATGGGTCAATGGTGACCCAAGTTTGTATTCCCGATTAGACTTTGCTTATTCAGGCAATGGTTCGGCAAAACTATACGAAAATAATGCAGATACCCCAACGTCAGTCTATGAAACCGCTTTTTGGCAGTGGTTATGGTTGGCTGATAACGTTGATAATGGCGTAATTGTAAAAAAAGCAGACCAATTTAACTCGTTGCAAGAAAAGCTTGTTAATCGTTTTAAAGAGGTTGAATATTTAACGCCCGACAGGACTTTACACTTTGCCTGCTGTAAAGATTCGGAAGAAGATCGCGGCACAGTGCAATACATGGAAGATTGCGCAATCGCCGCCGGATTAAACACCAAATTCGTTTACATCGAAGAAATCGGTGTAGATGCAGATAACCGCTTCACAGATTCAGATGATCAGGTTATCGACTGGATGTTTAAACTGTACCCCTGGGAATTTATGTTTCAAGAAGAGTTTGGCAGCCTGTTAGGCAAACAAAACATGCGCTGGATGGAGCCGCCATGGAAAGCGATTTTATCTAACAAAGCATTGTTGCCAATGTTATGGCGCTTGTTCCCAAATCACCCAAATTTATTACCCGCATTTTTTGATGATGAACTGCACTTAGCGCAAGAATGCGATGTGTTGGTTAAAAAACCAATATTCTCTCGCGAAGGCGCTAATATTTCATTTGTTGATAGTCGAGGTAATCCTATCAGCGGCTCATCAGGTTCAGATGGCCCTTATGGTGAAGAAGGGTTTATCTTTCAAGCCAAGCATGCGCTACCGAAATTCGGCCAAAACCACACACTTATTGGCAGTTGGCTGGTGGATGACCAAGCCGCCGGAATTTCAATTCGAGAAGATGACAGCGCAATTACACAGGATATGAGCCGTTACTTGCCACATGTGATTGTCGACTAA
- a CDS encoding DUF1190 domain-containing protein yields the protein MKKTRHIDLSLLRKKVRKFSLAPLSVGVAAALAGCSGEPQERVKVVSSVDDCVDQTELSVEQCQAAYQEALAEAERTGPRYQHQYLCEADFGQCQQSSSGFFTPFITGYIVAEIIDEVGDAFEHKHRRRYNPVYTYQKSGSKHRQKIMTADGTILGSAGKSSYKVPSSVTKPKPAVTRTISRGGFGAQASAKSNWGGGKSSSRGWGG from the coding sequence ATGAAAAAGACCAGACATATTGACTTATCATTGCTGCGAAAAAAAGTACGAAAATTCAGCCTTGCACCACTTTCTGTTGGTGTTGCAGCGGCGCTTGCAGGATGCTCAGGTGAACCACAGGAACGTGTTAAAGTAGTGTCATCGGTTGATGATTGTGTTGACCAAACTGAATTGTCGGTTGAACAATGTCAAGCTGCTTACCAAGAAGCCTTGGCAGAAGCTGAACGCACCGGACCACGTTACCAGCACCAATATTTATGTGAAGCTGACTTTGGTCAGTGTCAGCAATCCAGCTCAGGGTTTTTTACGCCGTTTATTACCGGTTACATTGTAGCTGAGATAATTGATGAAGTAGGTGATGCGTTTGAGCATAAACATCGACGCCGTTATAACCCAGTATACACCTATCAAAAAAGTGGCTCTAAACATCGTCAAAAAATAATGACAGCGGATGGCACCATTTTAGGTAGTGCAGGTAAAAGCAGCTATAAAGTGCCTAGCTCTGTAACCAAACCAAAACCGGCGGTAACACGAACGATATCGCGAGGCGGGTTTGGCGCTCAGGCATCTGCTAAGTCTAACTGGGGCGGTGGTAAGTCTTCTTCTCGCGGTTGGGGCGGCTAA